The genomic stretch TGCTCATGGTCGCGGCCGAGACGGCGCGCGCTTACGTGGAACTTCGCGGGGCGCAGCGAGAGCTTGCAGTCGCTCGCGCCACTCTCGCGGACCAAGTCGAGACGCACGAGGTGACCGAGGATCGCCACGCCAACGGGCTGGCATCGAAACTGGAAGTCGTGCGGGCCAGAACCGAGGTCGAGGTCACCGCCGCGGAGATTCCCTCCATCCAGCAGGCCATCCGCGCGTATGTGCACGTGCTTTCAACGCTCATGTCGCTGGAACCGACGGCTCTCGATGGAGAGCTGGCTGCCACCGCCCCCATTCCTGCCGTGCCCCAGCGGATCTCAGTGGGAGTGCCGTCCGATATTCTGCGCCGCCGGCCGGACGTCCAGGCGGCGGAGCGGCAGATCGCCAGCGCGACCGCCCAAGTGGGAGTGGCGACGGCAGAGCTGTTCCCGAAGGTGAAGCTGGGGGCGTCCGGTGGGCTGTCCAGCCGCGAAACCGGCGATCTTCTCAACGGAAACTCGACCGGTGCCTCGAGCACCCACTACCTGGCGGGACCAGCGGTCAATTGGACGCTCTTCGATGCCCATCAACCGGCAGATGAAGAACTTTACCCCAACCCGCCGCCATCGGTTCTAACGATCTGAGGGACATCCCATTCATGTCGTTTCTACGGTTGAAATTTTGATATCCCCGGTGCTGTCATGATTTGAGGGGCGGAAGAACCTGCCAGTAAGGCAGGGCTTCCCGTTTCGGGACGGACTTGTGGTAAAAATCGAAGTAGACCCGCACGTGTTCGTGACCCATGTCGGACTTGAGCGCGTCGAGATCGTTTTCAACG from Luteolibacter arcticus encodes the following:
- a CDS encoding efflux transporter outer membrane subunit: MTRTYSSPTWSPTGRRVRSLTLAAACLPLASCMVGPNYTPPTPDMPAAYGELHGAAATASYTTSNGEAAWWRRFNDPELVSLVGRAVAANNNLEVAEAKVRQARSAREIARSFLYPQIGVGASALRSRASEAATGLPSGGLEGNLFQVGFDAEWTVDLFGGTRRLVESAAADEQGAEARRRGVVLMVAAETARAYVELRGAQRELAVARATLADQVETHEVTEDRHANGLASKLEVVRARTEVEVTAAEIPSIQQAIRAYVHVLSTLMSLEPTALDGELAATAPIPAVPQRISVGVPSDILRRRPDVQAAERQIASATAQVGVATAELFPKVKLGASGGLSSRETGDLLNGNSTGASSTHYLAGPAVNWTLFDAHQPADEELYPNPPPSVLTI